A genomic window from Winogradskyella sp. J14-2 includes:
- the murD gene encoding UDP-N-acetylmuramoyl-L-alanine--D-glutamate ligase: MQNEKSQQKLKKSFPSGEGFRKGQKGLLVILGGGESGVGTALLAKAEGYEVFVSDKGKIKEKYRDVLLNNEIEFEDEQHTESKILNADIVMKSPGIPDKVTLVKQIRDAGIKVVSEIEFASSYTDATLVAITGSNGKTTTATLTHHLLKQELDVGLAGNIGDSFAKQILEKNHENYVLEVSSFQLDDIHDFKPKIAVLTNITPDHLDRYDYKFENYIASKFRIVENQTEDDYFIYDADDKVITDWLQNHEIQSKKLPFSLIKEIEEGAYYKDNKIIITIDNTKIIMPTENITLEGKHNVKNAMAASTVAHLLKIRKQTIRESLENFQGVEHRLEHVLKINKVQYINDSKATNVNATYFALESMDAPTVWIVGGVDKGNDYKELFQFVNEKVKAIICLGVDNKKLIEAFGNMVDVIVETQYMSEAVKIAYKVAEAGDNVLLSPACASFDLFENYEDRGRQFKDAVRNL, translated from the coding sequence ATGCAAAATGAAAAGAGTCAGCAAAAGTTAAAGAAGTCCTTCCCTTCTGGAGAAGGATTTAGGAAGGGGCAGAAAGGGCTTTTAGTAATTCTTGGCGGTGGAGAAAGTGGTGTGGGTACAGCACTTTTAGCGAAGGCAGAAGGATATGAAGTATTTGTGTCCGACAAAGGAAAAATTAAAGAAAAGTACAGAGACGTTCTTTTAAATAATGAGATTGAATTTGAAGATGAACAGCATACAGAATCTAAAATTCTGAATGCAGACATCGTAATGAAAAGTCCTGGTATTCCAGATAAAGTGACTTTGGTGAAACAGATTCGAGATGCTGGTATTAAGGTGGTTTCCGAGATCGAATTTGCTTCAAGCTATACGGATGCCACATTGGTTGCAATAACAGGTAGTAATGGCAAGACAACAACGGCAACACTAACGCATCATTTGTTAAAGCAAGAATTAGATGTTGGGTTAGCAGGAAATATCGGAGACAGTTTTGCAAAGCAAATTTTGGAGAAGAATCATGAGAATTACGTGTTAGAGGTAAGCAGCTTTCAGTTAGATGACATCCATGATTTCAAACCCAAAATAGCAGTCTTAACCAATATAACACCAGATCATTTAGATCGCTACGATTATAAGTTTGAAAACTACATCGCTTCAAAATTTAGAATTGTAGAAAACCAAACCGAAGATGATTATTTCATTTACGATGCAGATGATAAGGTTATAACAGATTGGTTACAAAACCATGAGATTCAATCTAAAAAGTTGCCTTTTTCACTAATAAAAGAAATCGAAGAAGGGGCTTACTATAAAGACAATAAAATAATAATAACAATAGATAACACCAAAATAATTATGCCAACAGAAAACATAACCTTAGAGGGTAAGCATAACGTTAAAAACGCTATGGCTGCCTCTACCGTAGCGCATTTGCTCAAGATAAGAAAGCAAACTATAAGAGAGAGTTTAGAGAACTTTCAAGGGGTAGAGCATCGTCTAGAACACGTACTTAAAATTAATAAAGTACAGTACATCAACGATTCTAAAGCGACAAACGTTAATGCAACATATTTTGCACTAGAAAGTATGGATGCACCAACAGTTTGGATTGTTGGAGGTGTAGATAAAGGTAATGATTATAAAGAATTGTTTCAGTTTGTTAATGAGAAAGTAAAAGCGATAATCTGTCTTGGTGTAGACAACAAAAAACTAATAGAAGCTTTTGGTAATATGGTAGATGTTATTGTGGAAACACAATACATGAGCG
- the mraY gene encoding phospho-N-acetylmuramoyl-pentapeptide-transferase: MLYYLFEYLEKQFQFPGASLFGFLTFRAAMAVILSLLISTIYGKRIIEFLRKKQVGETIRDLGLEGQVEKAGTPTMGGLIIILATLLPVLLIAKLENIYIILLIITTLWMGTIGFIDDYIKKFKNDKEGLKGKFKVLGQVGLGLIIGLTLYFHDDVTIKEELPLQQQQELLAENPNVPEAQLFDVAKKSTKTTIPFVKNNEFDYSDLITWISPDLESYAWIIFVLVSIIIVTAVSNGANLTDGIDGLAAGTSAIVVLTLGIFAWVSGNIIFSKYLNIMYIPQVEEITIYIAAFVGALVGFLWYNAYPAQVFMGDTGSLTIGGIIAVIAIAVRKEWLIPVLCGIFLAENLSVMMQVSYFKYTKKKYGEGRRIFKMSPLHHHYQKSGYHESKIVTRFWIVGILLAIISIVTLKIR; encoded by the coding sequence ATGCTATATTATTTATTCGAATATTTAGAAAAACAATTCCAGTTTCCTGGAGCATCACTGTTTGGGTTCTTAACCTTTAGGGCGGCAATGGCAGTTATTTTGTCATTGTTAATTTCTACTATTTATGGTAAACGTATTATAGAGTTTTTACGTAAAAAACAAGTTGGTGAAACTATACGCGATTTAGGCTTAGAAGGTCAGGTAGAAAAAGCAGGTACACCAACTATGGGTGGACTTATAATTATACTGGCGACGTTACTTCCTGTATTATTAATAGCTAAACTTGAAAACATCTATATCATCCTACTCATCATTACGACACTTTGGATGGGAACTATTGGGTTTATCGATGATTACATCAAAAAATTCAAAAATGATAAAGAAGGTCTAAAAGGAAAGTTTAAAGTTTTAGGACAGGTAGGTTTAGGGCTTATCATTGGTTTGACTTTGTATTTTCATGACGATGTAACCATAAAAGAAGAATTACCGCTGCAGCAACAACAAGAATTGTTGGCTGAAAATCCTAACGTACCTGAAGCGCAATTGTTTGATGTGGCTAAAAAGTCAACAAAAACAACAATTCCGTTTGTAAAAAATAATGAGTTCGATTATTCTGATTTAATCACTTGGATAAGTCCAGATTTAGAAAGCTACGCTTGGATCATTTTCGTGTTGGTGAGCATCATCATTGTAACGGCTGTATCCAATGGTGCAAATTTAACCGATGGTATTGATGGTTTGGCAGCAGGAACATCTGCTATAGTAGTATTGACTTTAGGGATTTTTGCTTGGGTATCTGGTAATATTATTTTTTCTAAATATCTCAACATCATGTATATCCCTCAAGTAGAGGAAATCACGATATACATCGCAGCATTTGTGGGAGCACTCGTCGGATTCCTATGGTATAATGCTTATCCAGCACAAGTATTTATGGGAGATACAGGAAGTTTAACTATTGGTGGAATCATTGCTGTAATAGCAATAGCAGTAAGAAAAGAATGGCTAATACCTGTACTATGTGGCATCTTCCTAGCTGAAAACTTATCAGTAATGATGCAGGTGAGTTATTTCAAATACACAAAGAAAAAATATGGTGAAGGTAGGCGGATTTTTAAGATGTCTCCATTGCACCATCATTATCAAAAATCAGGATACCACGAAAGTAAAATAGTCACACGATTTTGGATTGTGGGCATTCTGTTAGCTATCATTTCAATCGTGACATTGAAGATTAGGTAA
- a CDS encoding UDP-N-acetylmuramoyl-L-alanyl-D-glutamate--2,6-diaminopimelate ligase — protein sequence MKLLKDILYKVTLNAVVGSTSAAVNKIEFDSRKIETNDVFVAVRGTLTDGHKYIDKAIADGATSIVCEVLPETLQDGITYVEVANSNQALAFMAANYFEHPSENLKLVGVTGTNGKTTVTSLLYQLFKKAGYKVGLLSTVKIMVDNTEYKATHTTPDSLTINKYLKLMNEEGVEFCFMEASSHGIHQSRTEGLKFTGGIFTNLSHDHLDYHESFAEYRDVKKSFFDHLPKNAFALSNMDDKNGLIMLQNTEAKKYTYALKNYSDYRAQILENEFSGLLLKVNDSELWTKLIGSFNAYNILAIYGAAELLGLEKDEILRLISELDNVSGRFQYFISDEKITAIVDYAHTPDALKNVLETINSIRTKNEELITVVGCGGDRDKTKRPKMAHIASALSTKVIFTSDNPRTEVPEAIIEDMEKGVEPQNFKKTLSITDRKQAIKTACQMAEAKDIILIAGKGHETYQEIKGERFDFDDYKIVQEFLKQLQK from the coding sequence ATGAAGCTACTAAAAGACATATTATACAAGGTTACTTTAAATGCTGTTGTAGGTAGTACAAGCGCTGCCGTAAACAAAATTGAATTCGATTCTCGTAAAATTGAAACCAATGATGTTTTTGTGGCCGTAAGAGGAACGCTTACTGATGGCCATAAGTATATAGATAAAGCAATTGCAGATGGTGCAACATCTATAGTTTGTGAAGTGTTGCCTGAAACTTTGCAAGATGGAATTACCTATGTGGAAGTTGCTAATTCTAACCAAGCATTGGCTTTTATGGCTGCAAATTACTTTGAGCACCCTTCCGAGAATTTAAAACTTGTTGGTGTTACAGGTACCAATGGTAAAACAACAGTAACGAGTTTGTTGTATCAGTTGTTTAAAAAAGCAGGTTATAAAGTTGGCTTATTGTCTACCGTAAAAATTATGGTAGATAATACCGAATATAAGGCAACCCATACAACACCAGATTCTTTAACTATCAATAAGTATTTAAAACTTATGAACGAAGAAGGTGTGGAATTTTGCTTTATGGAAGCGAGTTCGCACGGTATACATCAAAGCAGAACTGAAGGTTTAAAATTTACAGGAGGCATTTTTACAAATCTATCTCATGATCATTTAGATTATCATGAGTCTTTCGCAGAATACAGAGATGTAAAAAAATCATTTTTCGATCACTTACCAAAAAATGCATTTGCATTGTCTAATATGGATGATAAAAATGGATTGATAATGCTTCAAAATACTGAAGCGAAGAAATATACTTATGCTTTAAAGAATTATTCAGATTACAGAGCACAGATTTTAGAAAACGAATTCAGTGGTTTGTTGTTAAAGGTGAATGATAGCGAGCTGTGGACAAAGCTTATCGGAAGTTTTAACGCATACAACATTTTGGCAATCTATGGTGCAGCAGAATTATTAGGCTTAGAAAAAGATGAAATTTTAAGGTTAATAAGCGAATTAGATAATGTCTCTGGTCGTTTTCAATATTTTATTTCAGACGAAAAAATAACTGCTATTGTTGATTATGCGCACACGCCAGATGCTCTAAAAAATGTACTCGAAACCATAAATAGTATTCGTACTAAAAATGAAGAGCTAATTACAGTTGTGGGTTGTGGAGGAGATAGAGACAAAACCAAGCGGCCAAAGATGGCGCATATTGCTTCGGCATTAAGCACAAAAGTGATTTTTACGAGCGATAATCCACGCACAGAAGTTCCTGAGGCGATCATTGAGGATATGGAAAAAGGAGTTGAGCCTCAAAATTTCAAAAAGACATTATCAATTACAGATAGAAAACAAGCCATAAAAACAGCATGTCAGATGGCTGAAGCTAAAGATATCATCTTAATTGCGGGTAAAGGGCACGAGACGTATCAAGAAATTAAGGGCGAACGCTTTGATTTTGATGACTATAAAATAGTACAAGAATTTTTAAAACAATTACAGAAGTAG
- a CDS encoding penicillin-binding protein gives MFVFALAVVFKLVSIQFIQGEEYRQLAEKRTVKDFDIEPNRGNVYSADGSLLATSIPKYDIRLDAVQAQQAVFDEHISALADSLSAYKGKSASYYKDIIRKARRNKNRYFLLARNISYSDYIRLRNFPLLNKGAIGGGLIVEQTTRREHPMGEIAARSIGYERIDENQYATRVGIDGAFGEKYLRGVKGKRLKQKIGNGQWKPIADFDQVEPQDGYDVYTTIDVNIQDIAHHSLLKQLETYEAEHGCVVVMEVKTGEIRAISNLARTSKGTYYEKLNYAVGESHEPGSTFKTMALMAALEDRVIDTATIIDTKSGTKYFYGRTISDSHRGGYGKISAAKALEVSSNIGLATIVDDYYSKKPEKFLDRLSKWKLDQPLGVSIIGEGKPDIPRPGAANWSKNALPSMAYGYNMKMTPLQTLAFYNAIANDGELIKPRFIRSVKSFDKAIETFQKEVLVEKLCSDKTLNEIQDILKNVVIRGTGKSMYSETFSMAGKTGTAWTDYANFEEWKKDKKYVSSFAGYFPAENPKYSCIVVIHKPSTKIGYYGADVSGPVFKRIAQKIYTDTPLVDEVKTLDFKSKLVNEDYENYFDNVNKYKELMPSVVGMPAMDAVALLENLQVNVTVKLKGSGTVRSQSVERHQKLKPNQTIVLEAS, from the coding sequence ATGTTTGTGTTTGCACTTGCTGTGGTATTTAAGTTGGTTAGCATTCAGTTTATTCAGGGTGAAGAGTACCGTCAATTGGCAGAAAAGCGTACGGTAAAAGATTTTGATATTGAACCTAATAGAGGTAATGTGTATTCTGCTGATGGAAGTTTATTGGCTACGTCTATACCTAAATACGATATAAGACTTGATGCAGTACAAGCTCAGCAAGCCGTTTTTGATGAGCATATTAGTGCTTTGGCAGATTCGCTTTCAGCTTACAAAGGTAAATCGGCAAGTTACTATAAAGATATTATACGTAAGGCACGTAGAAATAAGAATAGATACTTTTTGCTAGCTCGAAATATCAGTTATTCAGACTATATAAGATTAAGAAACTTTCCGCTTCTTAATAAAGGTGCTATTGGTGGAGGCTTAATTGTGGAGCAGACTACAAGGCGCGAGCATCCAATGGGTGAGATAGCAGCAAGATCTATAGGTTATGAGCGTATTGATGAGAATCAGTATGCAACCAGAGTTGGGATTGATGGTGCTTTCGGTGAAAAATATTTACGAGGTGTTAAAGGAAAACGCTTAAAACAGAAAATAGGGAATGGGCAATGGAAACCAATTGCTGATTTTGATCAAGTTGAACCGCAAGATGGTTATGATGTGTATACAACTATAGATGTAAATATTCAAGATATTGCGCATCATTCGCTTTTAAAACAGCTAGAAACTTACGAAGCTGAGCATGGTTGCGTTGTTGTTATGGAGGTAAAAACAGGTGAGATTAGAGCAATTTCTAATTTGGCAAGAACTTCTAAAGGAACATATTACGAGAAACTAAACTATGCTGTGGGTGAGAGCCATGAACCTGGATCTACCTTTAAGACCATGGCCTTAATGGCTGCTTTAGAAGATAGAGTGATAGATACCGCTACTATAATTGATACAAAAAGCGGAACAAAGTATTTTTATGGCAGAACTATTAGCGACTCGCATCGTGGTGGTTATGGTAAAATTTCTGCCGCAAAAGCCTTAGAGGTATCTTCAAACATTGGTTTGGCAACAATTGTAGATGATTATTATTCAAAAAAGCCAGAAAAATTTCTAGATCGCTTAAGTAAGTGGAAACTAGACCAGCCGCTTGGCGTGTCTATAATTGGTGAGGGTAAGCCAGATATTCCAAGACCAGGTGCAGCTAACTGGAGTAAAAATGCCTTGCCATCAATGGCTTATGGGTACAATATGAAAATGACTCCTTTACAAACCTTAGCATTTTATAATGCGATAGCCAATGATGGAGAGCTAATTAAGCCAAGGTTTATACGTTCAGTAAAATCTTTTGATAAGGCCATTGAAACCTTTCAAAAAGAGGTTTTAGTTGAGAAGCTTTGTTCAGATAAAACTTTGAATGAAATTCAAGATATTCTTAAGAATGTTGTTATTCGAGGTACTGGTAAAAGTATGTATTCTGAGACATTCTCTATGGCAGGAAAGACAGGAACTGCTTGGACAGATTATGCCAACTTTGAAGAGTGGAAAAAAGATAAAAAATACGTCTCATCGTTTGCGGGTTATTTTCCAGCTGAAAATCCTAAGTATTCATGCATTGTAGTAATTCATAAGCCAAGTACTAAAATAGGCTATTATGGTGCAGATGTTTCTGGCCCTGTTTTTAAACGAATCGCTCAAAAAATATACACAGACACACCATTAGTTGACGAGGTAAAAACATTAGACTTTAAGAGTAAGCTCGTTAATGAAGATTATGAAAATTATTTCGATAATGTAAATAAGTACAAGGAGTTAATGCCTAGTGTCGTTGGTATGCCAGCAATGGATGCTGTTGCCTTATTAGAAAATCTTCAGGTTAATGTTACAGTGAAATTAAAGGGTAGTGGGACCGTAAGATCACAATCTGTTGAAAGACATCAAAAATTAAAGCCTAACCAAACAATAGTCCTCGAAGCATCATGA
- a CDS encoding FtsL-like putative cell division protein gives MKKSIYSILRGKFLISDDSFKNWRIIIFISFLAIIMIASSHSADKKVHEIAKLNNEVKELRSAFVDGRSKLMRLKMESTIIRKVADKGIHISEIPPTKIKVKSSVEK, from the coding sequence ATGAAGAAAAGTATCTACAGCATATTAAGAGGTAAGTTTCTAATCAGTGATGATTCGTTTAAAAATTGGCGCATCATCATTTTTATTTCGTTCCTCGCCATTATAATGATTGCGAGCTCTCATAGTGCTGATAAAAAAGTACATGAAATTGCAAAATTGAATAATGAAGTAAAAGAATTAAGATCTGCATTTGTTGATGGTCGTTCAAAGTTAATGCGATTAAAAATGGAATCGACCATAATAAGAAAAGTAGCGGACAAAGGAATCCACATTTCTGAGATTCCACCAACAAAAATTAAAGTTAAATCATCAGTTGAAAAATAA
- the rsmH gene encoding 16S rRNA (cytosine(1402)-N(4))-methyltransferase RsmH: protein MEYHNAVLLKETVDGLNIKPDGVYVDVTFGGGGHSREILSRLGDEGKLYAFDQDKDALANKIDDDRFVLINENFRYIKRFLRFYGVKEVDGVLADFGVSSHQFDVAERGFSTRFEAKLDMRMNQDKKLSAFEVINEYEEEQLRDVLLQYGELRQAPAMARVIVSERKDDPIETSEQLKLVLKKFLNHRKENKILAQIYQAIRIEVNQEIEVLKELLLQMPEILKKGGRLSFISYHSLEDRLVKRFIRNGMFEGEPERDVFGNFEVPLKKVGGLIVPTESEIKMNNRARSAKLRIAEKI, encoded by the coding sequence ATGGAATATCATAATGCAGTTTTACTCAAAGAAACGGTTGATGGCTTAAACATAAAACCAGATGGTGTTTATGTGGATGTCACATTTGGTGGTGGTGGACATAGTCGGGAAATCTTGTCAAGGTTGGGTGATGAAGGAAAGCTATATGCGTTCGATCAGGACAAAGATGCTTTAGCAAATAAAATTGATGATGACCGTTTTGTTCTTATCAATGAAAACTTTAGGTATATCAAGCGTTTTTTGAGGTTTTATGGTGTGAAAGAGGTTGATGGAGTCTTAGCGGATTTTGGTGTGTCTTCGCATCAGTTTGATGTTGCTGAACGCGGGTTTTCAACACGATTTGAAGCAAAGTTGGATATGCGAATGAATCAGGATAAGAAGTTATCTGCCTTTGAGGTCATCAACGAATATGAGGAAGAGCAGCTAAGAGATGTTTTGTTGCAGTACGGTGAGTTAAGGCAAGCGCCAGCAATGGCGAGAGTGATAGTTTCAGAACGCAAGGATGATCCAATTGAAACAAGTGAGCAGTTAAAATTGGTGTTGAAGAAGTTTCTGAATCATAGGAAGGAGAATAAGATTTTAGCCCAAATCTATCAAGCTATAAGAATAGAGGTCAATCAAGAGATTGAAGTTTTAAAAGAGTTGCTTTTGCAAATGCCAGAGATTTTAAAAAAAGGAGGGAGGTTGAGTTTTATTTCTTATCACTCGCTAGAAGACCGATTGGTAAAACGCTTTATAAGAAACGGCATGTTTGAAGGAGAGCCAGAACGTGATGTGTTTGGCAATTTTGAAGTGCCATTAAAAAAAGTAGGTGGCTTAATTGTGCCAACAGAGTCAGAAATAAAAATGAACAATAGAGCGCGAAGTGCAAAACTTCGAATTGCTGAAAAAATATGA
- the mraZ gene encoding division/cell wall cluster transcriptional repressor MraZ: protein MNSFIGTYECKADAKGRLMVPAALKKQMSAALQDGFVLKRAVFQPCLELYPMSEWNALMAKINKLNRFKKKNNDFIRRFTAGVKVVEVDSAGRLLIPKDLVGFSGITKEVVLASAVNIIEIWDKDKYEQAIDDAASDFADLAEEVMGQDDDDNGIS from the coding sequence TTGAATTCATTTATTGGAACATACGAGTGTAAAGCAGATGCAAAAGGGAGGTTAATGGTTCCTGCTGCTCTAAAAAAGCAAATGTCTGCTGCTTTACAAGATGGTTTTGTGCTTAAGCGTGCTGTGTTTCAACCTTGCTTGGAGTTGTATCCTATGTCTGAGTGGAATGCTTTGATGGCGAAAATTAATAAGCTTAATCGCTTTAAGAAAAAGAATAACGACTTCATTAGACGTTTTACGGCAGGTGTTAAGGTGGTCGAGGTTGATAGTGCAGGTCGCTTATTAATTCCAAAAGACTTAGTTGGTTTCTCCGGAATTACAAAAGAAGTAGTGTTAGCTTCTGCGGTAAACATCATTGAAATATGGGATAAGGACAAATATGAACAGGCTATTGATGATGCTGCGTCTGATTTTGCGGATTTAGCAGAAGAAGTAATGGGACAAGATGATGATGACAATGGAATATCATAA
- a CDS encoding alpha/beta fold hydrolase, with translation MAHLLKKEKDYRYIEVGEGTPIIVLHGLMGGLSNFDAVTGFFSENGYKIIIPELPIYTMSLLKTNVKSFANYLKDFIEFKGLENVILLGNSLGGHIGLYHTKLYPEKVKALVITGSSGLYESAMGSGYTKRSDYEVIKKKAQDVFYDPAVATKEIVDEVYETVNDRNKLVKTLAIAKSAIRHNMAKDLPKMNTPTCIIWGKNDNVTPPEVAEEFHELLPDSDLFWIDKCGHAAMMEHPEEFNKILNSWLEKRGF, from the coding sequence ATGGCACACCTTTTAAAAAAAGAAAAGGATTATAGATATATTGAAGTAGGAGAAGGCACACCAATCATAGTGCTTCACGGTTTAATGGGAGGTTTAAGTAATTTTGATGCTGTAACTGGTTTTTTTAGTGAGAATGGGTACAAAATTATCATTCCAGAACTCCCAATCTACACAATGTCGCTTTTAAAAACCAATGTAAAAAGCTTTGCAAACTACTTAAAGGATTTTATAGAGTTTAAGGGCTTAGAAAATGTTATCCTTTTAGGAAATTCATTAGGTGGACATATAGGGCTTTATCACACCAAATTATATCCCGAAAAAGTAAAAGCTCTGGTAATTACTGGCAGTTCTGGTTTGTATGAAAGTGCTATGGGAAGTGGTTATACAAAGCGCAGTGATTATGAGGTAATAAAAAAGAAAGCTCAAGATGTTTTTTACGATCCTGCTGTTGCTACAAAGGAAATTGTGGATGAAGTTTACGAAACTGTAAATGATAGAAATAAACTTGTAAAAACCTTAGCTATTGCAAAAAGTGCAATACGACACAACATGGCAAAAGACTTACCTAAAATGAATACACCAACGTGTATTATTTGGGGAAAGAATGACAACGTAACTCCACCTGAAGTTGCGGAAGAATTCCACGAACTTTTACCAGATTCTGACTTATTCTGGATTGATAAATGCGGCCATGCTGCAATGATGGAGCACCCTGAAGAGTTTAATAAAATTTTGAATTCTTGGCTTGAGAAGCGTGGATTTTGA
- the yihA gene encoding ribosome biogenesis GTP-binding protein YihA/YsxC, translating into MKIKSAEFVMSNSDVAKCPKNRIPEYAFIGRSNVGKSSLINMLTDRKSLAKTSGRPGKTQLINHFIINDEWYLVDLPGYGYARVSKTSKKKFQKFITNYFEQRQQLVSAFVLVDIRHEPQTIDLEFMQYLGENGIPFGIIFTKADKLKPNAIDNHVEDYCKELLKTWEELPPYFITSSSKKIGQDDVLNFIEATNEEIEALKNE; encoded by the coding sequence ATGAAGATAAAATCAGCTGAGTTTGTAATGAGTAATTCTGATGTGGCAAAATGCCCTAAGAATCGTATTCCTGAATATGCTTTTATTGGTAGAAGTAATGTAGGCAAGTCTTCACTTATTAATATGCTTACGGACAGAAAAAGCTTAGCAAAAACCTCTGGTCGACCAGGAAAAACACAATTAATCAATCATTTTATTATTAACGACGAGTGGTATTTGGTTGATTTGCCGGGTTATGGTTATGCCAGAGTTTCAAAAACTTCAAAAAAGAAATTTCAGAAATTTATAACCAATTATTTTGAACAAAGACAACAATTGGTTTCTGCTTTTGTTCTTGTTGATATTAGACATGAGCCTCAAACTATAGATTTAGAATTTATGCAATACTTGGGTGAAAATGGAATTCCGTTTGGAATTATTTTCACCAAAGCAGATAAGCTAAAACCCAATGCTATAGATAATCATGTTGAAGACTATTGCAAAGAACTATTAAAAACTTGGGAAGAGTTGCCTCCTTATTTTATTACATCGTCTTCTAAGAAGATAGGTCAGGATGATGTTTTAAACTTTATTGAGGCTACTAATGAAGAGATTGAGGCTTTGAAAAACGAATAG
- a CDS encoding ABC transporter permease: MLNRTNSLTSLALQKFKKNFWGVFSLGIIVCIGLVSVFAYIFAPDASKNANQMHLSIHSKPPGFKVQILTLPSSIKSEQGFLSKLFFGSENTDTEIPIQSYAVKDDVLTYVEYASDGLQGIEEQIDLERFPNSVYKSFIENRSFVFGTDKYGRDYLSRILIGSRISFFIGFIAVFISLMVGLLMGSLAGYYGGKIDAVVMWIINVTWSIPTLLLVIAITLALGKGFWQVFIAVGLTMWVEVARVVRGQIISAKEMQYITAARALGYTDYRIITKHILPNIFGPLIVISAANFAAAILIESGLSFLGIGAQPPMASWGAMIKDHYNYIILGKPYLALIPGICIMLLVMAFMLVGNALRDALDVKT, from the coding sequence ATTTTGAATAGAACCAACTCATTAACAAGTTTAGCGCTTCAAAAGTTTAAAAAAAACTTTTGGGGCGTTTTCAGTTTGGGGATAATTGTTTGTATAGGTTTGGTTTCGGTTTTTGCATACATATTTGCGCCAGATGCTTCTAAGAATGCCAATCAAATGCATTTGTCTATTCATTCAAAACCTCCTGGATTTAAAGTGCAGATACTTACACTTCCCTCAAGTATTAAATCTGAGCAAGGTTTTTTATCTAAACTTTTTTTTGGTTCTGAAAATACTGATACCGAAATTCCGATACAATCTTATGCTGTAAAAGATGACGTATTGACTTACGTTGAATATGCTTCAGATGGTCTCCAAGGCATAGAAGAGCAAATAGATTTAGAGCGTTTTCCTAATTCCGTTTACAAATCTTTTATAGAAAATAGGAGTTTCGTTTTTGGTACAGATAAATATGGAAGAGACTACCTGAGTCGTATTTTAATTGGGTCTCGTATTTCATTTTTTATTGGTTTTATTGCTGTCTTTATTTCTTTGATGGTTGGTTTGCTAATGGGAAGTTTGGCAGGTTATTATGGAGGTAAAATAGATGCAGTTGTAATGTGGATTATAAATGTCACATGGTCCATACCAACCTTACTTTTAGTCATAGCGATAACATTAGCATTGGGTAAAGGCTTTTGGCAAGTCTTTATTGCCGTGGGTTTAACCATGTGGGTTGAGGTGGCAAGAGTTGTAAGAGGGCAGATTATAAGTGCCAAAGAGATGCAGTATATTACCGCAGCAAGAGCATTAGGATATACAGATTACAGAATTATAACAAAGCATATTTTACCTAATATATTTGGACCATTAATAGTAATTTCCGCAGCAAATTTCGCAGCAGCAATACTTATTGAAAGTGGACTGAGCTTTTTAGGAATTGGTGCACAACCACCAATGGCTAGTTGGGGAGCTATGATTAAAGATCATTATAATTACATCATTCTTGGGAAACCGTATTTAGCATTAATACCTGGAATTTGTATCATGCTTTTGGTAATGGCATTTATGTTGGTTGGAAATGCTCTAAGAGACGCTCTAGATGTAAAAACTTAG